In Flavobacteriales bacterium, one genomic interval encodes:
- a CDS encoding DUF5615 family PIN-like protein — protein MKLLLDENLPKRIKAELLPNDVWTVQKMGWRGKTNGELLRLMKFEGFEALMTFDKNLVYQQNFAQYDLHVIVLDAPDNTFLTLKPLIAKVMDAIANSEINGLVVIR, from the coding sequence ATGAAGCTGCTGCTTGATGAGAATTTGCCCAAGCGGATCAAAGCGGAACTTCTTCCAAATGATGTTTGGACCGTACAAAAAATGGGTTGGCGAGGTAAAACCAATGGCGAATTGCTGAGGTTAATGAAGTTTGAAGGCTTTGAAGCCTTGATGACCTTTGATAAGAACTTGGTGTATCAACAGAACTTTGCACAGTATGATCTCCATGTGATCGTATTGGATGCACCTGACAATACCTTTTTAACACTGAAACCGTTAATTGCCAAGGTTATGGATGCTATTGCTAATTCTGAGATCAATGGGTTGGTGGTCATTAGATAA
- the ric gene encoding iron-sulfur cluster repair di-iron protein, giving the protein MKITLDRTIGSIVAEDYRAAAVLTSKGIDFCCKGGRSVAEVCEKKGLDPALLEKEIQELLSRDTKEGSDFKTWALADLADHIEKVHHGYIELRVPVIQQYLNKLCKVHGDRHPELFDIAREFNECAGAMAQHMKKEELMLFPFIKQLEKAQRKGTVAPEPHFGTVNNPVHMMMEDHDAEGERFRRIEELSGGYMNPPDGCATYSTAMMMLKDFQSDLHLHIHLENNILFPRAVELETVLTTA; this is encoded by the coding sequence ATGAAGATCACACTTGACCGTACCATTGGTTCCATTGTAGCAGAAGACTACCGTGCAGCCGCCGTTCTTACATCAAAAGGCATTGACTTCTGCTGCAAAGGCGGACGCAGTGTAGCTGAGGTTTGCGAAAAAAAAGGCCTGGACCCGGCGCTATTGGAAAAGGAGATCCAAGAACTTCTTTCACGCGATACGAAGGAGGGCTCGGATTTCAAGACATGGGCCCTAGCTGACCTCGCGGACCATATTGAAAAAGTACATCACGGCTATATCGAACTACGCGTACCTGTGATCCAGCAATATCTGAACAAGCTCTGTAAAGTGCATGGTGATCGCCACCCGGAACTGTTCGACATTGCGCGTGAATTCAACGAATGCGCTGGTGCCATGGCACAGCATATGAAAAAGGAGGAACTCATGCTGTTCCCGTTCATCAAACAATTGGAGAAAGCGCAACGTAAAGGAACCGTAGCTCCCGAACCTCATTTCGGCACGGTGAACAACCCAGTGCATATGATGATGGAGGATCACGACGCCGAAGGAGAACGCTTCCGCCGGATCGAAGAATTGAGCGGTGGATACATGAATCCGCCGGATGGTTGTGCAACTTATAGCACGGCCATGATGATGCTAAAGGACTTCCAATCCGATCTACATTTGCATATCCACCTGGAGAACAACATCCTCTTCCCCCGCGCAGTGGAACTAGAGACCGTATTGACGACCGCCTAA
- a CDS encoding multicopper oxidase domain-containing protein, with amino-acid sequence MGVLSKLIAGDGGLLNAPVELDRISMSNGERWEILLDLSGMEGDSLMLKSFGSELPSTVPGGMNILWESSALNGIDFDVLRIRVTAPTANPITAIPASLGNAIPIPESQASQTRIKNLMGNGMVGMGMFTINGQMFNVDVVNDTVTLGATEIWTFQNFSNMAHPMHVHGTSFFVLDVDGQPPTPEQTGAKDVVLVDVGQSVRTIMQFNHTTEGWPYMYHCHNLMHEDNMMMQQFIVVDPTLSVDALQDGLSILAFPNPVTNTLNFRSSFPVRTVELRDNLGRIVHTGFGNYGQNGSIDLGGLPEGIYSLTLRNEEQVARTMVVHE; translated from the coding sequence ATGGGCGTACTTTCCAAGCTTATCGCTGGCGACGGCGGTTTGTTGAATGCACCGGTAGAACTGGATCGTATTTCAATGAGCAACGGTGAACGCTGGGAGATCCTCTTGGACCTAAGCGGAATGGAAGGCGATAGCCTTATGCTGAAGAGTTTCGGTAGCGAACTACCATCAACCGTTCCGGGTGGAATGAACATCCTTTGGGAGAGCAGTGCGTTGAATGGTATCGACTTCGATGTACTACGCATTCGAGTTACGGCACCTACTGCAAACCCTATAACAGCTATACCTGCGAGCCTTGGCAACGCAATTCCGATCCCTGAGTCTCAGGCATCGCAAACGCGGATCAAGAACCTTATGGGCAACGGCATGGTAGGTATGGGCATGTTCACGATCAATGGCCAAATGTTCAACGTGGATGTGGTGAACGACACCGTAACGTTGGGTGCCACTGAGATCTGGACCTTCCAGAATTTCTCCAACATGGCGCACCCCATGCATGTACATGGCACGTCGTTCTTCGTGCTGGATGTTGATGGACAACCACCCACTCCGGAACAAACAGGTGCGAAGGATGTTGTACTTGTCGATGTTGGACAAAGCGTTCGCACCATCATGCAATTCAACCACACTACGGAAGGCTGGCCCTACATGTACCATTGCCATAATTTGATGCACGAGGACAACATGATGATGCAACAGTTCATCGTGGTGGACCCAACATTAAGTGTTGATGCATTGCAAGATGGCCTGTCGATCCTTGCATTCCCGAACCCGGTAACTAATACGTTGAACTTCCGGTCATCATTTCCTGTGAGAACTGTAGAGCTCCGAGATAACCTCGGGCGTATCGTACACACTGGCTTCGGGAATTATGGGCAGAACGGATCCATTGATCTCGGCGGGCTTCCAGAAGGGATCTACTCCCTGACGCTTCGCAACGAAGAACAGGTAGCGCGCACGATGGTAGTGCATGAGTGA
- a CDS encoding sulfatase-like hydrolase/transferase, translated as MSDITLRKFTVHFHCECFGQRRLFHQLLSRGKEWYYVAELSKEKEPFISSVFTLSSHHPYELLPEDAERFNGGTLTIHPTLRYTDNAVRQFFLSAAKMPWFANTLFVITADHTADIERTGSHSDKAIDHWVPLFYYMPSKITPAAQTKITQHIDILPTTLDLIGCSDRFFSFGHSALRNETRPYAIMASNGVYSVVSEHAQVKFDGDQVIEARTLDSTKTVDPILAAEMELYLKAAIQQYNGHLIKSQLTATPEVP; from the coding sequence ATTTCTGACATCACCCTACGCAAGTTTACCGTTCACTTCCATTGCGAGTGTTTTGGGCAAAGAAGGTTATTCCACCAGCTTCTATCACGGGGGAAGGAATGGTATTACGTAGCAGAACTATCGAAGGAGAAAGAACCATTCATCAGCAGCGTTTTTACATTAAGCTCGCATCATCCGTATGAACTTCTGCCCGAAGATGCCGAACGTTTCAACGGTGGCACCTTGACCATTCACCCTACCCTTCGCTACACGGACAATGCGGTGCGCCAGTTCTTTCTGAGCGCAGCAAAAATGCCGTGGTTCGCCAACACGTTATTCGTCATTACCGCTGATCACACCGCGGACATCGAACGAACCGGATCTCACAGTGATAAGGCCATTGATCACTGGGTGCCGCTCTTCTATTACATGCCGAGTAAGATCACTCCAGCAGCACAAACGAAGATCACGCAACACATCGACATTCTGCCTACAACGTTGGATCTGATCGGATGTTCGGACCGGTTCTTCAGCTTCGGTCATAGTGCTTTGCGCAACGAAACAAGGCCCTATGCCATCATGGCAAGTAATGGGGTTTACAGCGTTGTGAGCGAACATGCTCAGGTAAAGTTCGATGGAGATCAGGTGATCGAAGCACGAACCTTGGATAGCACAAAGACGGTGGATCCGATCTTGGCTGCGGAAATGGAATTGTACCTGAAGGCTGCGATCCAACAATACAATGGCCATTTGATCAAAAGCCAGCTTACCGCAACCCCGGAAGTGCCATGA
- a CDS encoding DUF433 domain-containing protein gives MIHDPKELITVDQAILGGCPVFRGTRVPVGSLISHLEKGITVDEFLSDFPSVSKEQATSLLELVGALFSAEKITKLYEAAA, from the coding sequence ATGATACATGACCCAAAAGAATTGATTACAGTTGACCAAGCTATACTTGGAGGTTGTCCGGTTTTCAGAGGCACGCGTGTCCCAGTGGGTTCGCTGATAAGTCATTTGGAAAAAGGGATCACGGTGGATGAATTCCTATCCGACTTTCCGTCGGTTTCAAAGGAACAAGCAACCAGTTTATTGGAGTTGGTGGGCGCTTTATTCTCAGCCGAAAAGATCACGAAGTTGTATGAAGCTGCTGCTTGA
- a CDS encoding diacylglycerol kinase family lipid kinase: MKKAMLVINPRSGKGKAPMIENAAIGIAQEHGYELTVRLVTGHGHGTQFAQEAVSSGMDMVVSAGGDGTLNSIAAGLIGTKVALGIIPLGSGNGYARSLELPLEPTEAMHRAFTGTAKLMDVCYLNDHAFLGVAGIGFDARVAHRFDKSKGRGMWGYAKIIIQEVLGAKPMQVTVHANGERITEHVLMAVFCNTREFGNGAVISPGSRPDDGFAELRLVRKPPFFSMLKTLWQIYTHRADSSKFIQNLVTTEATVVQGGTLAHLDGEPLEVGNDVRFRLEPGRLWVVV; the protein is encoded by the coding sequence ATGAAGAAGGCGATGTTGGTGATCAACCCACGTTCGGGGAAGGGCAAAGCACCGATGATCGAAAATGCGGCGATCGGTATTGCCCAAGAGCACGGTTACGAACTGACCGTACGTTTGGTAACAGGGCACGGTCATGGAACGCAGTTTGCGCAAGAGGCGGTCTCCAGCGGCATGGACATGGTAGTTAGCGCAGGAGGCGATGGTACCTTGAACTCCATTGCAGCAGGACTGATCGGCACCAAAGTGGCACTCGGCATAATTCCGTTGGGGAGTGGAAATGGCTATGCACGCTCGTTGGAACTGCCGTTGGAACCGACTGAAGCAATGCACCGCGCATTCACCGGAACAGCCAAGTTGATGGATGTTTGCTACCTCAATGACCACGCATTCCTAGGTGTTGCAGGTATCGGTTTCGATGCTCGGGTAGCACACCGGTTCGATAAAAGCAAAGGCCGTGGTATGTGGGGTTACGCGAAGATCATCATCCAAGAAGTCCTTGGTGCCAAGCCGATGCAAGTGACCGTACACGCCAATGGCGAACGGATCACTGAGCACGTGTTGATGGCCGTGTTCTGCAACACACGTGAATTCGGTAACGGTGCAGTAATAAGTCCTGGATCACGGCCTGACGATGGGTTTGCCGAATTGCGACTGGTGCGCAAACCGCCCTTCTTTTCCATGCTGAAGACCTTGTGGCAGATCTATACGCATAGAGCGGATTCCAGCAAGTTCATCCAGAATCTGGTCACTACCGAAGCCACCGTCGTGCAGGGCGGAACACTTGCCCATTTGGATGGCGAGCCGCTGGAAGTGGGCAATGATGTGCGCTTCCGGTTGGAGCCTGGAAGGTTGTGGGTGGTGGTTTGA
- a CDS encoding multicopper oxidase domain-containing protein, with the protein MIRSLFGVAGLIPAIAFGQAMLPMAIPPALETDTFHLDVGEHQHQFYAGVTTTTFGVNGPYLGPTLIMHQGDSSWFRVTNNLPQVTNMHWHGMHVPGVVDGGPPREILTGEFWDLKYKVVNPAGTYWYHPHPHMITGTQATMGIAGMIIVQDAEEAALNLPRTYGVDDFPVVVQDRRFLANGNFSIGPYGDSVLVNGTPHAYSACPAQVVRLRFLNGSNARVYHLGFEDGRTFQAYRWRRRFVECTGRTGSYFNEQR; encoded by the coding sequence ATGATAAGATCCCTTTTCGGTGTAGCTGGTCTTATTCCTGCTATTGCCTTTGGCCAAGCCATGCTACCAATGGCTATTCCACCTGCACTGGAAACGGACACCTTTCATTTGGATGTGGGCGAACATCAACATCAATTCTATGCTGGTGTAACCACCACCACGTTCGGTGTGAACGGACCCTATTTGGGGCCAACACTGATCATGCACCAAGGTGATTCATCGTGGTTCCGTGTAACCAACAATTTACCCCAGGTAACCAACATGCACTGGCATGGAATGCATGTGCCTGGGGTTGTTGATGGCGGGCCACCGCGAGAGATACTTACCGGAGAATTCTGGGACCTGAAATACAAGGTGGTGAATCCGGCGGGTACCTATTGGTATCATCCACATCCGCACATGATCACCGGAACACAGGCCACCATGGGCATCGCCGGTATGATCATCGTGCAAGATGCCGAGGAAGCCGCACTAAACCTACCCCGCACCTATGGCGTGGATGATTTCCCGGTTGTGGTGCAGGATCGTAGATTCCTTGCGAACGGAAATTTCTCCATAGGCCCATATGGCGATTCGGTACTTGTGAACGGCACACCCCATGCCTACTCGGCATGTCCTGCGCAGGTAGTGCGTTTACGCTTCCTGAACGGATCCAACGCGCGTGTATATCACCTTGGTTTCGAGGATGGGCGTACTTTCCAAGCTTATCGCTGGCGACGGCGGTTTGTTGAATGCACCGGTAGAACTGGATCGTATTTCAATGAGCAACGGTGA
- a CDS encoding sulfatase-like hydrolase/transferase, with protein sequence MLRGPLTVLVLRLGAVTLVYTLLRLLFWALNSMAFPDPSFWAFVGGVRFDLSAIAWLYLPWIVLFLINPYPNKLFGRIQFWVFMTINAITLFFQCVDLEFYKFSLKRSTADFLNMMVSGGDTINLAPAFLRDYWYIALIYVGCLTLIGWIYERVGHIGEPVERKAFQQISWRILAVVLVGLASRGGLQLMPLQVLDGAKYGGASYLPLVLNTPFTMMTSLGKPTLEERVYMDQAEADALWPVMHQYKDLPYAPFDSVSTIQRPNVVVIILESFSAVYSGRLGGGEGYIPFLDSLMGQSLNMTNAYANGRRSVDGIPAVLASMPEWMDEAFLTSPYASLPFTSIASVLGKEGYSTSFYHGGRNGIT encoded by the coding sequence ATGTTGCGCGGCCCACTTACCGTTCTCGTACTTCGTTTAGGAGCGGTCACGTTAGTGTATACTCTATTACGGCTACTGTTCTGGGCACTGAACAGCATGGCGTTCCCGGATCCTTCCTTCTGGGCATTCGTAGGTGGCGTTCGATTCGACCTCAGTGCCATTGCCTGGTTATACTTGCCTTGGATCGTACTTTTCTTGATCAACCCCTATCCGAACAAACTATTCGGACGCATCCAATTCTGGGTGTTTATGACGATCAATGCCATCACCTTGTTCTTTCAATGCGTTGATCTGGAATTCTACAAATTCAGTTTGAAACGTAGCACTGCTGACTTTCTCAACATGATGGTCAGCGGCGGTGACACGATCAATCTAGCACCCGCATTCCTCAGGGACTATTGGTACATCGCACTGATCTACGTTGGATGCCTTACTCTCATAGGATGGATCTACGAACGTGTAGGCCACATTGGTGAACCCGTGGAACGGAAAGCATTCCAACAGATAAGCTGGCGGATCCTTGCCGTGGTCCTTGTTGGGTTGGCATCACGCGGTGGTCTGCAGTTGATGCCCTTGCAAGTGCTTGATGGCGCGAAGTATGGTGGTGCGAGTTATTTGCCGTTGGTACTGAATACACCCTTCACCATGATGACCAGTTTGGGCAAGCCAACGCTGGAAGAACGTGTTTACATGGACCAAGCTGAAGCCGACGCGCTATGGCCTGTAATGCATCAGTACAAGGACCTTCCATATGCACCGTTCGATAGTGTTTCCACTATACAGCGCCCGAATGTTGTCGTGATCATTCTCGAGAGTTTTTCTGCGGTGTACAGTGGCAGACTTGGCGGAGGCGAAGGCTATATACCATTCCTCGATTCGTTGATGGGACAAAGTCTGAACATGACCAACGCCTATGCGAATGGACGCCGAAGTGTGGATGGAATACCTGCAGTTCTGGCCAGTATGCCAGAATGGATGGATGAAGCATTTCTGACATCACCCTACGCAAGTTTACCGTTCACTTCCATTGCGAGTGTTTTGGGCAAAGAAGGTTATTCCACCAGCTTCTATCACGGGGGAAGGAATGGTATTACGTAG
- a CDS encoding M1 family metallopeptidase, with product MFRYFITVTAALVAFAATAQDSPRYGRDKFRQLDQELPTPNEQRTASGAPGHAYWQMKADYDIKVEIDDATQKLTGTETITYHNQSPDKLDYLWLQLDGNIFEPGSDANLIKTGTIGDSVSLKEMENWVQPFDGGFRITSVTDASGSKLTHTINKTMMRIDLPKALAPGAVFSFKIGWWFPINDRMKVGGRSGYEYFAEEDNYLYTVAQFYPRMCAYMDYSGWMHKQFLGSGEFTLDFGDYTVSITVPSDHIVGATGLLQNESAVLTAEQRSRLAKARTADMPVMIVTPDEALKAEKSKASGKKTWVFKAQNVRDVAFASSRKFIWDGQNQPVGKNNVLCMSFYPKEGNPLWEQYSTKVVAHTIKTYSKYTCDYIYPVAISVHTDRIGMEYPMICFNGGRPEADGTYSERTKYGMIGVIIHEVGHNFFPMIINSDERQWTWMDEGLNTFTQYLTEQEWDRDYPSWRGKPRNIVGYMKGDVNAAPDKVKARIEPIMTNSESITQFGNNAYGKPCTALNILRETVMGRELFDHAFKTYANRWKFKHPKPADFFRTMEDASGVDLDWFWRGWFYTTDHVDLALTNLKYKRMDPVDPVISEGLKRKDKAAEAPDLTRERNMTALAQVMLERDSVTRDFYNSYDPLTATSRDKARYDKMMASLSDKERTLLDADLHLYELSFKNIGGLVMPLILEWEFADGTKEIDHIPAEIWKTSDEVTKVFVKKKEVVSVVMDPFLETADCDLNNNSWPPRMVPTRFDVFKESQWKEPNPMQMERKQRAEGLKP from the coding sequence ATGTTCCGCTATTTCATTACCGTTACTGCAGCGTTGGTCGCATTCGCTGCAACAGCCCAGGATTCACCCCGTTATGGCCGCGATAAGTTCCGCCAGTTGGATCAGGAGTTACCCACACCGAATGAGCAGCGCACGGCCAGCGGTGCACCCGGCCATGCGTATTGGCAGATGAAGGCCGATTACGATATCAAGGTGGAGATCGATGACGCAACACAGAAACTGACCGGTACCGAAACCATCACCTACCACAACCAAAGTCCGGATAAACTGGACTACCTCTGGTTGCAATTGGACGGGAATATTTTCGAGCCCGGTAGCGATGCGAACTTGATCAAGACCGGAACGATCGGTGATAGCGTTTCACTGAAGGAGATGGAGAATTGGGTGCAGCCCTTCGATGGTGGTTTCCGCATCACGAGTGTTACAGATGCCTCCGGAAGTAAGTTGACGCACACGATCAACAAGACCATGATGCGCATTGACCTGCCGAAAGCGTTGGCTCCCGGTGCAGTGTTCAGTTTCAAGATCGGTTGGTGGTTCCCGATCAACGACCGTATGAAAGTTGGCGGCCGAAGCGGTTACGAGTATTTCGCTGAGGAGGACAATTACCTCTACACCGTTGCGCAGTTCTACCCGCGTATGTGCGCCTACATGGATTACTCGGGTTGGATGCACAAGCAGTTCCTGGGTTCCGGTGAGTTCACACTCGACTTCGGAGATTATACCGTGAGCATTACCGTGCCCAGCGATCATATCGTTGGCGCGACCGGTTTGTTGCAGAATGAAAGTGCCGTGCTAACAGCTGAACAACGATCACGGTTGGCAAAGGCGCGCACGGCGGATATGCCGGTCATGATCGTTACGCCTGATGAAGCGTTGAAGGCCGAAAAGTCCAAGGCGAGCGGCAAGAAAACGTGGGTTTTCAAAGCGCAGAATGTGCGTGATGTTGCCTTCGCGAGTAGCCGCAAGTTCATCTGGGATGGACAGAACCAACCCGTTGGCAAGAACAACGTTCTATGCATGAGCTTTTACCCGAAAGAGGGCAATCCGTTGTGGGAGCAGTACAGCACCAAAGTAGTGGCACACACCATCAAGACCTACAGCAAGTACACGTGTGATTACATCTACCCGGTTGCGATCAGCGTACACACCGATCGCATCGGCATGGAGTATCCGATGATCTGTTTCAATGGTGGTCGCCCGGAGGCAGATGGTACCTACAGCGAGCGCACGAAGTATGGCATGATCGGGGTGATCATTCACGAAGTAGGGCACAACTTCTTCCCCATGATCATCAATAGCGATGAGCGCCAATGGACATGGATGGATGAGGGGTTGAATACCTTCACGCAATACCTCACCGAGCAGGAGTGGGACCGGGATTATCCGAGCTGGCGTGGGAAACCACGGAACATCGTGGGGTATATGAAAGGCGATGTCAACGCTGCACCGGATAAGGTGAAAGCCCGCATCGAGCCGATCATGACCAACAGTGAAAGCATCACGCAGTTCGGTAACAACGCGTATGGCAAGCCATGTACGGCGCTGAACATTCTGCGCGAAACCGTTATGGGGCGTGAGTTGTTCGATCATGCATTCAAGACCTACGCTAACCGATGGAAATTCAAGCACCCCAAACCAGCTGATTTTTTCCGCACCATGGAAGATGCCAGCGGCGTGGACCTCGATTGGTTCTGGCGCGGTTGGTTCTACACCACCGATCATGTGGATCTCGCACTTACCAACTTGAAATACAAACGCATGGATCCTGTTGATCCTGTGATCTCCGAAGGCCTGAAGCGCAAGGACAAAGCCGCCGAAGCTCCGGACCTTACCAGAGAGCGTAACATGACCGCACTCGCACAAGTGATGCTGGAGCGCGACTCGGTAACACGCGACTTCTACAACAGCTACGACCCACTCACAGCCACTTCACGCGACAAAGCGAGGTATGATAAGATGATGGCTTCGTTGAGCGATAAAGAACGCACGTTGCTCGATGCGGACCTGCACCTCTACGAACTCAGTTTCAAGAATATCGGTGGCTTGGTAATGCCGTTGATCCTGGAATGGGAATTCGCCGATGGCACCAAAGAGATCGATCACATTCCGGCCGAGATCTGGAAGACCAGCGATGAAGTGACCAAGGTATTCGTCAAGAAAAAGGAAGTCGTTTCCGTAGTGATGGACCCGTTCCTGGAAACAGCGGACTGCGACCTCAACAACAACAGCTGGCCGCCGCGCATGGTGCCAACGCGGTTCGATGTGTTCAAGGAGAGCCAGTGGAAAGAACCCAACCCTATGCAGATGGAACGGAAGCAGCGAGCGGAGGGGTTGAAGCCGTAG
- a CDS encoding site-specific integrase — MDGLRKPQNRSNTPHAHERSHPAESISRSAPTLPSKPEPVRTITTAVDLPKGYLETLERRRYSENTVRQYCSHFTKFLDHFGGRDPEAITEEEINAYLLYLVNERKVSQSMQNGVINAIKFHYEKVLGQKRKEYWLERPRKERKLPHVASEEEVLRLIGATTNIKHKAIIALLYSTGIRRSELLHLRKSDVNLDRLQVMVKGGKGKKDRYTILSAQLAVALSAYLITFTPNYWMFEGPERSQYSANSVAEIIKKGCKVAGITTRITPHILRHSFATHLMERGTDIRYIQELLGHSNLATTEIYTHVSQKSLAKIINPLDAILGHNQLGTNPLLKPKP; from the coding sequence ATGGATGGGTTGCGCAAACCGCAGAACCGTTCTAATACACCACATGCGCACGAACGCTCCCATCCAGCGGAATCCATCAGCAGAAGTGCTCCTACCCTGCCATCCAAACCTGAACCCGTACGAACCATAACCACTGCAGTAGACCTTCCAAAGGGCTACTTAGAAACACTTGAACGGCGGCGGTACAGTGAAAACACCGTGCGGCAGTACTGCTCGCATTTCACAAAGTTCCTTGACCATTTTGGTGGAAGGGATCCCGAAGCGATCACAGAGGAAGAGATCAATGCTTACTTGCTCTATTTGGTAAACGAAAGGAAGGTGAGCCAGAGCATGCAGAATGGTGTGATCAACGCGATCAAATTCCATTATGAAAAGGTACTTGGTCAGAAGCGGAAAGAGTATTGGTTGGAACGTCCTCGCAAGGAAAGGAAACTTCCACACGTAGCCAGCGAAGAAGAAGTACTTCGGTTGATAGGAGCAACAACCAACATTAAGCACAAGGCGATCATTGCATTGCTTTATTCTACAGGAATACGACGAAGTGAACTTTTGCATCTGCGCAAGAGCGACGTGAACCTCGATAGACTTCAGGTAATGGTAAAAGGCGGCAAGGGCAAAAAAGATCGCTACACCATTCTAAGTGCTCAGTTGGCCGTTGCGCTAAGTGCTTACTTAATAACATTCACACCCAACTACTGGATGTTCGAAGGACCTGAACGCAGCCAGTACAGCGCTAATAGTGTAGCTGAGATCATAAAGAAGGGTTGTAAAGTAGCTGGGATCACTACGCGGATAACACCTCATATTTTGCGGCATAGTTTTGCAACACACCTTATGGAACGAGGAACCGATATCCGCTACATACAGGAACTTTTAGGTCACAGTAATCTGGCCACCACGGAGATCTATACCCACGTGAGTCAGAAAAGCCTTGCAAAAATCATTAACCCACTTGATGCGATTTTAGGCCATAATCAACTAGGAACCAATCCATTACTAAAACCCAAGCCATAA
- a CDS encoding T9SS type A sorting domain-containing protein, which translates to MNTNYLVPTIAAILFSWSGSAQTVVPNGGFENWENVGDATEEPTNWNSNKTGGGLAPVGPQTCFRETTGAHTGNYCLRLQNGAAFGTPVNGSATTGKIEAPTFSPADGYIHTLTAVPNFNSAFTGRPDSLVGWYKFAQAGGDIGQVRAFLHDSYDFEEPDQGGSVTHKIADALFNVPNESTGAWTRFSVPFNYASGAIGSAIPTHILLICTASNTQGSANTATTFWVDDLEAVYCTATTSSITETACTSYTSPSGHVWTTSNTYQDTIANAASCDSIITIDLTINTVDVSITQAGATLTANEVGATYQWLNCPALTPITGATSQVYNATASGDYAVIVTTNGCTDTSACVTVVVTGIIENDFGSGLLFYPNPTDGDLSIDLGDVFGDVAITMTDVVGKVVRSRTYTESQRLYLHLDEPAGVYLLRIDAGDKQAVVRFVKE; encoded by the coding sequence ATGAACACAAACTACCTCGTACCAACCATTGCCGCTATTCTATTCAGTTGGAGCGGTTCAGCCCAAACGGTGGTTCCCAATGGTGGTTTTGAGAACTGGGAGAATGTTGGTGACGCTACGGAAGAACCTACGAATTGGAATTCCAATAAGACCGGTGGCGGTCTGGCACCGGTTGGGCCACAGACCTGTTTCAGGGAAACGACGGGGGCGCATACGGGTAACTACTGCCTTCGCTTGCAAAATGGTGCGGCCTTTGGCACACCCGTTAACGGATCTGCCACAACGGGGAAGATAGAGGCGCCTACATTCAGCCCAGCTGACGGATACATTCACACACTTACAGCCGTCCCGAATTTCAATTCAGCATTCACTGGTCGTCCGGATAGTTTAGTGGGTTGGTACAAGTTCGCTCAAGCAGGCGGTGATATAGGACAGGTACGTGCATTCCTGCATGATAGTTATGACTTTGAAGAACCGGATCAAGGCGGTTCTGTTACGCACAAGATCGCCGATGCCTTGTTCAACGTTCCGAATGAAAGTACGGGAGCTTGGACCCGGTTTTCTGTTCCGTTCAATTATGCTTCGGGCGCTATCGGAAGTGCAATTCCCACCCATATTCTGTTGATCTGCACGGCCAGTAATACGCAAGGAAGCGCCAATACAGCCACCACGTTCTGGGTGGATGATCTGGAAGCTGTCTATTGTACCGCCACAACTTCTTCCATTACCGAAACAGCGTGTACTAGCTATACATCACCAAGTGGTCATGTATGGACCACCTCGAATACCTACCAGGACACCATAGCAAATGCGGCTAGTTGCGATTCCATCATCACGATCGACCTGACCATTAACACCGTGGATGTTTCCATAACGCAAGCCGGTGCTACGCTGACCGCGAACGAAGTTGGCGCAACCTATCAGTGGTTGAATTGCCCGGCGCTTACGCCGATCACTGGAGCCACAAGTCAGGTTTACAACGCTACTGCAAGCGGAGACTACGCTGTGATCGTCACCACCAATGGATGTACGGATACGTCGGCCTGTGTTACAGTAGTTGTAACGGGGATCATCGAGAACGACTTTGGCAGCGGGTTGTTGTTCTACCCGAATCCAACGGACGGTGATCTCTCCATTGATCTGGGAGATGTCTTTGGTGACGTTGCCATCACGATGACGGATGTGGTAGGCAAAGTTGTTCGCTCGAGAACGTACACTGAAAGTCAGCGGTTGTATCTACACTTGGATGAACCTGCTGGAGTCTATTTGTTACGGATAGATGCAGGCGACAAGCAAGCGGTAGTAAGATTTGTGAAGGAGTAG